Proteins from a genomic interval of Synechococcus sp. A15-28:
- a CDS encoding DUF3987 domain-containing protein — protein sequence MTTEAIQAAVDRNEITMSEEGVEGASRVIELAAGRDAFTYDNLLPPDLAAAVELINQEDPADALTATLIFLVGCAGLLKLGNRVKCSARYSVPMNLFIASVGPTGLSKTGHTTKLIDAPSAHIRLDAKEHHERMVVQWEHDCKAIKKKEDRPPKPLPLYPHIKQYTPEALDVWLPHYEAKRLGALIKREEFSALLRAMDADTKRGRGTAEGQFLELFDGGGNTSYGVVAGARHYDGSMVSVFGNIQPDALTELINGKDATGKFARLLCVKVPLVGLNLRDEDETPEEEAALHEARKVLAKYADRFHKSPPRVYKLSAEARRFYNRWFMPRNLKAIDPSTPKVISAMWGKAGAHALRLAGNLHMLWVGEDQEISVDLMRQAAAIVDQCLQETELFHNQSADRALRYMQHINSVSQELGEVTYKLSHAKATWKGGRTYKTKDFAACVEMLCDHGYGEVVEDTSSLTYRSLRPMPGDSTNSKKQPVCQLESIAAQSVSKKRRF from the coding sequence ATGACGACTGAGGCAATTCAGGCGGCTGTTGACCGCAATGAAATCACTATGTCTGAAGAGGGCGTTGAAGGTGCATCCAGGGTCATTGAGTTGGCTGCTGGTAGGGATGCCTTTACCTACGACAACCTGCTGCCACCCGATCTGGCTGCTGCTGTTGAGCTGATCAACCAGGAAGATCCAGCTGACGCCCTAACGGCAACGCTGATCTTTTTGGTTGGTTGTGCCGGACTGTTGAAGCTCGGCAACCGCGTCAAATGCAGCGCCCGGTACAGCGTGCCGATGAACCTGTTTATCGCCTCTGTAGGCCCTACTGGTTTGTCCAAGACAGGTCACACCACCAAGCTGATTGATGCCCCATCAGCCCACATTCGCCTTGATGCCAAAGAGCATCACGAGCGCATGGTTGTGCAGTGGGAACACGACTGCAAGGCCATCAAGAAAAAGGAAGACAGGCCACCTAAGCCGCTTCCGCTGTACCCACACATCAAGCAGTACACGCCTGAAGCTCTTGATGTTTGGCTCCCTCACTACGAGGCAAAACGCCTTGGTGCGCTGATCAAGCGTGAAGAGTTCAGCGCCTTGCTAAGGGCAATGGACGCTGACACCAAGCGTGGGCGCGGCACTGCTGAAGGGCAGTTTCTGGAGCTGTTCGATGGTGGTGGCAACACCAGCTACGGCGTTGTTGCTGGTGCTCGCCATTACGACGGCAGCATGGTTTCGGTGTTCGGCAACATCCAGCCGGATGCTTTGACAGAGCTGATCAATGGCAAAGATGCCACCGGCAAATTTGCACGATTGCTCTGCGTGAAGGTGCCGCTGGTTGGGCTCAACCTGCGTGATGAGGATGAAACCCCAGAAGAGGAAGCCGCGTTGCATGAAGCCCGCAAGGTGCTGGCTAAATACGCCGACCGCTTCCACAAATCACCACCACGCGTATACAAGCTCTCAGCGGAAGCCCGCCGTTTCTACAACCGCTGGTTTATGCCCCGGAATCTCAAGGCGATTGATCCATCAACGCCAAAGGTGATTTCAGCGATGTGGGGCAAAGCTGGTGCCCATGCGCTTCGGCTTGCGGGCAACCTGCACATGCTGTGGGTTGGTGAAGATCAAGAGATCAGCGTTGATCTGATGCGTCAGGCAGCGGCAATCGTTGATCAATGTCTCCAAGAGACAGAGCTGTTCCACAACCAGTCTGCTGACAGGGCGCTGCGGTACATGCAGCACATCAACTCCGTTAGCCAGGAGCTTGGTGAGGTGACCTACAAGCTCTCCCACGCCAAAGCGACGTGGAAGGGTGGGCGCACCTACAAAACCAAGGACTTTGCTGCCTGCGTGGAGATGCTCTGCGATCACGGTTACGGCGAAGTTGTTGAGGACACCAGCTCGCTGACCTACAGGTCACTGCGGCCAATGCCTGGTGACAGCACTAACAGCAAAAAACAACCCGTCTGTCAGCTGGAATCGATTGCAGCGCAGTCAGTTTCAAAGAAACGACGGTTTTGA
- a CDS encoding site-specific integrase — translation MPWRKDSGTPILNWVTAIRNLMEQQNLPLKKAVKQYGDSLADPKQAAATVRSGEKAWKTALEAFMATKSGCRPNTIKWTSARLQKLLNTVGTAPKPRNAEAALRAYAAQHFYDADGNAVVAAGGTGRARALKDCVAFLKWATNRQMLPARFVPPSGAADTELMRELVGTATAEVEAAKATPPLKSHQISDLLDALEEAGRHDLKLCVGLISYLGLRPGEVSVLQVKDGQATIGHIKRNHRNMFKPAKAPDPVMPLAIAGRPAGEAQQMLAAFESGLVRLPKAVRNQIAMISEKNSFQGVGAEVGQQLNRFPYWCDVIKAGNPDVTANSLRHAWAFRAHIESENHMHERVAAKWLRHSLLTHLKHYGHWLDRESMDAALAKTNAGVSTIPAP, via the coding sequence TTGCCCTGGCGCAAGGACTCCGGCACACCAATCTTGAACTGGGTCACTGCCATCAGAAACCTGATGGAGCAGCAGAACCTGCCCCTCAAAAAAGCGGTTAAGCAGTACGGCGATTCCCTTGCTGATCCAAAGCAAGCAGCCGCAACCGTTAGGTCAGGTGAGAAGGCATGGAAGACAGCCCTTGAAGCCTTTATGGCGACGAAAAGCGGCTGCAGGCCCAACACCATTAAGTGGACCTCTGCACGGCTGCAGAAGCTCCTGAACACCGTTGGCACGGCTCCAAAACCACGCAACGCTGAAGCTGCTTTGAGGGCTTACGCCGCTCAGCACTTCTATGACGCTGATGGCAACGCTGTTGTCGCTGCAGGTGGCACTGGGCGTGCCAGGGCGCTGAAGGACTGCGTGGCGTTTCTGAAGTGGGCAACTAATCGTCAAATGCTGCCTGCGCGGTTTGTGCCTCCATCAGGTGCAGCAGATACGGAACTGATGCGTGAGCTGGTTGGTACGGCAACAGCTGAGGTTGAAGCTGCCAAGGCAACGCCACCGTTGAAGAGCCATCAGATCAGTGACCTGTTGGATGCTTTGGAAGAGGCAGGTCGGCACGACCTCAAGCTTTGCGTTGGATTGATCAGTTATCTGGGTTTGCGGCCTGGTGAAGTTTCCGTTTTGCAGGTCAAAGATGGTCAGGCAACCATCGGCCACATCAAGCGGAACCACCGCAACATGTTCAAACCAGCTAAGGCACCTGATCCAGTGATGCCGCTTGCAATTGCTGGTCGTCCTGCTGGTGAAGCGCAGCAGATGTTGGCTGCCTTCGAATCAGGATTGGTGCGGTTGCCCAAGGCTGTCAGAAATCAGATCGCCATGATCAGCGAGAAAAATAGTTTTCAAGGTGTTGGCGCTGAGGTTGGTCAGCAGCTGAATCGTTTTCCTTACTGGTGTGACGTAATCAAGGCAGGCAACCCCGATGTCACGGCGAACAGCTTGAGGCACGCCTGGGCCTTCAGGGCTCACATTGAATCTGAGAATCACATGCACGAACGGGTGGCCGCAAAGTGGCTGCGGCATTCGCTTTTGACGCATCTAAAGCATTACGGCCACTGGCTTGATCGCGAATCAATGGATGCAGCTTTGGCCAAAACGAACGCTGGTGTGTCCACCATCCCTGCCCCCTGA
- a CDS encoding DUF4278 domain-containing protein: MTLTYRGQKYDQQKMAGASNKPALTYRGVSYAK, encoded by the coding sequence ATGACCCTGACCTATCGCGGCCAGAAGTACGACCAGCAGAAAATGGCTGGCGCCTCTAACAAGCCTGCTCTGACCTATCGCGGCGTTTCATACGCCAAGTGA
- a CDS encoding M10 family metallopeptidase C-terminal domain-containing protein has product MAYQTAIEVPRSGNAWIDGLTDGYRWGTSTIDPAVGYTFISDTSALQGGEFGGYPSWGWSDEERQLMEQAMAEISAVCALQFTDRGDDNDDDVEIWYYNLDKRESDDSYGFAYTPGSDSDEGLVAINWSTYQNADGSFKDSIASGSFYGITFLHELSHAVGLKHPHDKGLLDQPRFPGLTRKSNEFRDKGDFDQNAHPFTQLSYVDQGARNGIVPQSKEAYGFLQTPGALDIAALQWMYGVNSNAASANDTYVLPLENREGTGWRSIWDTGGVDRITAAGATAPVTIDLRNATLGEDVNAGGYVSRVDGVFGGFTIAHDWDGTNLGQPAGLCVIEIAIGGKGDDLLIGNEADNRLKGKKGSDVLVAGGGRGNRVTGGKGRDQFWISAQAGAFVEVTDFHRRKDRLVFDVDSTAVTLDSSGDGSQVLVDGRVVAQLPGVSDLDLQRHALFTVFEGL; this is encoded by the coding sequence TTGGCTTACCAAACTGCGATTGAAGTGCCACGGTCAGGCAATGCCTGGATTGATGGGCTGACGGACGGCTACCGCTGGGGAACGTCGACCATCGATCCTGCTGTCGGCTACACCTTCATCAGCGATACTTCTGCACTCCAGGGTGGCGAATTTGGGGGCTACCCCTCCTGGGGCTGGAGCGACGAAGAACGTCAGCTGATGGAGCAGGCCATGGCTGAGATTTCAGCGGTGTGTGCCCTTCAGTTCACCGATCGCGGTGATGACAACGACGATGATGTGGAGATCTGGTACTACAACCTCGACAAACGGGAGTCGGACGACAGTTACGGCTTTGCATACACCCCCGGCAGCGACTCGGATGAGGGGTTGGTGGCCATCAACTGGTCGACCTACCAGAACGCTGATGGCAGCTTCAAAGATTCGATTGCCTCCGGCAGCTTTTACGGGATCACGTTTCTGCATGAGCTTTCTCATGCCGTCGGCCTGAAGCATCCTCACGACAAAGGCCTGCTTGATCAGCCCCGCTTCCCTGGGTTAACGCGCAAGTCGAACGAGTTTCGCGACAAAGGCGATTTCGATCAGAACGCCCACCCCTTCACTCAGCTCAGCTACGTCGACCAGGGGGCCCGAAATGGAATTGTCCCGCAATCCAAGGAGGCCTACGGCTTTCTTCAGACGCCTGGGGCACTGGACATTGCTGCCTTGCAATGGATGTACGGAGTCAATTCTAACGCTGCCTCCGCCAACGACACCTATGTCTTGCCTTTGGAAAACCGTGAGGGAACAGGCTGGCGTTCGATCTGGGATACCGGCGGGGTGGACCGCATCACAGCCGCTGGTGCCACAGCTCCAGTCACCATCGATCTGCGCAACGCGACCCTCGGCGAAGACGTCAATGCCGGCGGGTACGTCAGCCGCGTTGACGGTGTCTTCGGTGGTTTCACCATCGCGCACGACTGGGATGGCACCAACCTCGGCCAGCCTGCAGGGCTTTGTGTGATTGAAATTGCCATCGGAGGAAAGGGAGATGATCTCCTGATTGGCAACGAAGCTGACAATCGGCTGAAGGGAAAAAAAGGTTCTGATGTGTTGGTTGCCGGAGGTGGCCGTGGCAACCGGGTCACCGGCGGCAAAGGGAGGGATCAGTTCTGGATTTCAGCTCAAGCCGGTGCCTTTGTGGAGGTCACCGACTTCCACAGACGCAAGGATCGGCTGGTGTTCGATGTCGACTCCACTGCCGTGACGCTCGATTCCAGTGGAGATGGCAGCCAGGTGTTGGTTGATGGTCGGGTGGTGGCGCAGCTTCCAGGAGTCAGTGATCTGGATCTGCAACGCCACGCTCTGTTCACGGTCTTCGAGGGGCTCTAG
- a CDS encoding prohibitin family protein gives MQTPRSINDPSTGLVSLVAILLSVLLLLGQSLFIVPAGQVAVVTTLGKVSGGSRLPGLNLKIPFVQAVSGFDVRTQVRPEEFATLTKDLQVIEATATVKYAVRPDEAGRIFRTIAGNDREIYPRIIQPSLLKALKSVFSQYELVTIATEWNDISSLVERTVAEELDKFDYVDVRGLDLTGLQIAEEYRAAIEQKQIAEQQLLRAQTEVKIAEQEAIRYDTLNRSLDEQVLFKLFLDKWDGRTEVVPALPGTTGGIPPVIVGRKS, from the coding sequence ATGCAGACCCCCCGTTCAATCAACGACCCTTCCACTGGTTTGGTGAGTCTGGTCGCCATTCTGCTGAGCGTGCTGCTGCTTCTGGGTCAGTCCCTGTTCATTGTTCCCGCTGGGCAGGTTGCGGTGGTCACCACCCTTGGCAAGGTGAGTGGAGGATCACGTCTGCCCGGCTTGAATTTGAAGATCCCCTTCGTGCAAGCGGTGTCTGGCTTCGATGTCCGCACACAGGTGAGGCCTGAGGAATTCGCCACCCTGACGAAGGATCTCCAGGTGATCGAAGCCACGGCAACCGTGAAATACGCCGTTCGCCCCGACGAGGCCGGTCGAATCTTTCGCACCATCGCCGGCAACGATCGTGAGATTTACCCCCGCATCATTCAGCCCTCGCTGCTGAAGGCTCTCAAGTCGGTGTTTTCGCAGTACGAGCTGGTGACAATCGCCACGGAGTGGAACGACATCTCATCATTGGTCGAACGCACGGTGGCTGAGGAACTCGACAAGTTCGATTACGTGGACGTGCGTGGCCTCGATCTCACGGGTCTGCAAATCGCCGAGGAATACAGAGCAGCCATCGAACAGAAGCAGATTGCCGAACAGCAGCTGCTGAGGGCTCAGACGGAAGTGAAGATCGCTGAGCAGGAAGCCATCCGTTACGACACGCTGAATCGCAGCCTGGACGAGCAGGTGCTGTTCAAGCTCTTCCTGGACAAATGGGACGGCCGTACGGAAGTGGTTCCGGCACTTCCCGGGACAACCGGAGGAATTCCTCCCGTCATCGTTGGTCGCAAGAGTTGA
- a CDS encoding DUF389 domain-containing protein: protein MTGDQQRLLEECDRLDELHRSYDGDARLIATLGLLADNAAVVIGAMVVAPWILPLRVAVFAILVGDWRLLPRSALTLVAVAIVTVLLSMSLGLIAQANGLLIVDSFTGVDDFTGEIQSRLTPTLLDLGIALAAGAIATYAKVNPGAVSSMAGTAIAVALVPPVCVMGLMLAAGDFTDARGAGLLYAANLLGILIGGILIGGISVLAIREPYFRDKLRRQRRSRLPLLLALALASWVGSSSMAAMNNTFMPLNGTTPRSGSNRISAHI, encoded by the coding sequence TTGACGGGCGATCAACAACGTCTTTTAGAAGAATGCGATCGTCTTGACGAGCTTCATCGCAGTTACGACGGCGACGCCAGGCTGATCGCCACCCTCGGGCTGTTGGCTGATAACGCCGCTGTGGTGATCGGAGCCATGGTGGTGGCACCCTGGATCCTCCCCCTCCGAGTCGCCGTCTTCGCCATCCTCGTCGGCGACTGGCGATTGCTTCCCCGTTCCGCCCTCACCCTGGTGGCAGTTGCCATCGTGACGGTGCTGCTGTCGATGTCACTTGGGCTGATCGCTCAGGCCAACGGCCTGTTGATCGTGGATTCCTTCACGGGCGTGGATGACTTCACAGGGGAAATCCAAAGCCGATTAACGCCGACGCTCCTGGATCTCGGCATCGCCCTCGCCGCCGGCGCCATCGCCACCTACGCGAAAGTCAACCCTGGTGCGGTGAGTTCCATGGCCGGAACGGCGATTGCCGTGGCCCTGGTTCCCCCGGTCTGCGTGATGGGGCTCATGCTGGCAGCGGGTGACTTCACAGACGCGCGGGGGGCCGGACTGCTCTATGCCGCCAACCTGCTGGGCATATTGATTGGGGGCATATTGATTGGGGGCATCTCGGTGCTGGCCATTCGGGAGCCCTATTTCCGAGACAAACTGCGCCGACAGCGACGTTCGCGGTTGCCGCTCCTGCTGGCCTTGGCTCTGGCCAGCTGGGTGGGTTCAAGCTCTATGGCCGCTATGAACAACACCTTTATGCCGTTAAACGGGACAACGCCAAGGTCAGGATCGAACAGGATATCAGCGCATATTTAA
- the bsmB gene encoding dimethylglycine N-methyltransferase — MSTTNGSAADSVAATYYDSQDADRFYELVWGGEDIHIGLYATFDEAIATASDRTVHALLDLADTLPQGGCVVDLGAGYGGASRRLARWSERSVHAINISSVENDRHRQLNIDAGLDQQITVHDASFEQVPVADASADLVWSQDAILHAGDRAKVLAEVSRLLKPGGCFVFTDPMAADGVEMGLLQPILDRIHLPDLASPARYKAWGEAVGLTLEVWDERTEMLVRHYDRVRQDTRSRRAELEASISSAYLDRMDVGLGHWVEGGQQGRLSWGLMRLRKTD, encoded by the coding sequence ATGAGTACAACGAACGGCTCAGCAGCGGATTCCGTCGCCGCGACTTACTACGACAGTCAGGACGCTGATCGGTTCTACGAACTGGTTTGGGGTGGTGAGGACATTCATATCGGTTTGTATGCAACGTTCGATGAGGCCATCGCCACGGCCAGTGACCGCACTGTGCATGCCCTGCTTGATCTGGCCGACACCCTGCCCCAGGGCGGATGTGTGGTGGATCTCGGGGCTGGTTATGGTGGAGCATCACGGCGCCTGGCCCGCTGGAGTGAACGATCGGTTCATGCCATCAACATTTCCTCAGTGGAGAACGATCGCCATCGGCAGCTGAACATTGACGCCGGTTTGGATCAGCAGATCACGGTGCACGATGCCTCCTTTGAGCAGGTGCCCGTGGCTGATGCCAGTGCTGATTTGGTCTGGAGTCAGGATGCGATCCTGCATGCCGGTGATCGAGCCAAGGTTTTGGCCGAGGTGTCCCGTCTTCTCAAGCCTGGAGGCTGTTTCGTGTTCACCGACCCGATGGCAGCGGACGGTGTGGAGATGGGATTGCTTCAGCCGATCCTTGACCGGATTCACCTGCCGGACCTTGCCTCTCCAGCCCGTTACAAGGCCTGGGGTGAGGCGGTTGGTCTGACGCTGGAGGTGTGGGATGAACGCACCGAGATGCTGGTGCGGCACTACGACCGGGTGCGTCAGGACACCCGTTCACGCCGCGCAGAACTGGAAGCGAGCATCAGTTCCGCTTATCTGGACCGGATGGATGTGGGCCTTGGCCACTGGGTGGAGGGTGGCCAGCAGGGACGTCTCAGCTGGGGTTTGATGCGTTTGCGCAAAACCGACTGA
- a CDS encoding class I SAM-dependent methyltransferase, which produces MTSTQNHPLQAQDDQQRFGDSPESVRETDHYQQEYIEDFTDRWDRLIDWNARAKAEGDFFIRLLKEHGARSVLDVATGTGFHSIRLLEEGFDVVSADGSPNMLARAFRNARNRNQLLRTSQADWRFLNRDIHGEYDAVICLGNSFTHLFKEKDRRKALAEYYAVLKHNGILILDHRNYDRLLEGGSAVRQGKGNVYCGEDVEVGPEHIDEGLARFRYSFSDGGVYHLNMFPLRYGYVRRLMSEVGFQQISSFGDYQRDFENPDFYVHVAEKEYRFDVDATMH; this is translated from the coding sequence ATGACGTCAACGCAGAACCATCCTTTGCAGGCCCAGGACGATCAGCAGCGTTTTGGAGATTCTCCTGAGTCGGTTCGCGAGACGGATCACTACCAGCAGGAGTACATCGAAGACTTCACCGATCGCTGGGATCGGCTGATCGATTGGAATGCACGGGCTAAGGCCGAGGGCGACTTCTTTATTCGTCTGCTCAAGGAGCACGGTGCCCGTTCGGTGTTGGATGTGGCGACGGGCACCGGGTTTCACTCAATCCGACTGCTGGAAGAAGGGTTTGATGTGGTGAGTGCTGATGGCAGTCCCAACATGCTGGCCCGAGCATTCCGCAATGCGCGAAACCGCAATCAGTTGCTGAGAACCTCTCAGGCGGACTGGCGTTTCCTCAACCGAGATATCCACGGTGAATACGATGCCGTGATCTGTCTGGGTAATTCATTCACCCATCTCTTCAAGGAGAAGGATCGGCGCAAAGCCCTGGCAGAGTATTACGCCGTTCTCAAACACAACGGCATTCTGATACTCGACCACCGTAATTACGACCGATTGCTCGAGGGCGGATCCGCGGTCCGGCAGGGGAAAGGCAATGTGTACTGCGGTGAGGATGTGGAAGTTGGCCCGGAACATATTGATGAAGGGTTGGCGCGCTTCCGCTACTCCTTCAGTGACGGTGGGGTTTATCACCTCAACATGTTCCCGTTGCGCTATGGCTATGTACGCCGTCTGATGTCTGAAGTGGGCTTCCAGCAGATCAGCAGCTTCGGTGACTATCAGCGGGACTTTGAAAATCCCGATTTTTATGTACACGTCGCAGAGAAGGAATATCGCTTCGACGTTGACGCCACCATGCACTGA
- a CDS encoding ATP-binding cassette domain-containing protein produces the protein MDEPIRLRQVWKSFGGRPGASPSELLRSSEARVAVQDVSLSVRTGEIFVVMGLSGSGKSTLLRMINGLIAPSHGVVDIEGRSLQQFSRSELQALRRRSMAMVFQSFALFPQRSALENAAFGLEVAGIPRRQRLARAQQALERVGLGQDLHRKPDQLSGGMRQRVGLARALALDPPVLLMDEAFSALDPLIRSDMQDLLLDLQREHRRTIVFISHDLDEAVRIGDRIALMQDGRLLQCDAAETLFRSPAEPAVAEFFRGVDPAGVLTVGAIADPSAPSVKWDPTNPDLTVLSSTMLIKEAIPIVTAANGPVAVVGPDHHLIGAVSPNTILRALSR, from the coding sequence ATGGATGAGCCGATCCGCCTCCGGCAGGTGTGGAAATCCTTCGGTGGTCGACCGGGTGCTTCGCCATCCGAACTTCTCCGCTCCTCTGAAGCGCGAGTCGCCGTGCAGGACGTTTCCTTATCGGTCAGGACCGGAGAAATCTTCGTGGTGATGGGGCTGTCCGGATCCGGGAAGTCCACCCTGCTCCGCATGATCAATGGTTTGATCGCCCCCAGCCATGGGGTGGTCGACATTGAAGGCCGATCGCTGCAGCAGTTCAGCCGAAGCGAACTACAGGCCCTCAGACGCCGCAGCATGGCAATGGTGTTCCAATCCTTTGCTCTGTTCCCGCAGCGCAGTGCCCTCGAGAATGCGGCCTTTGGCCTTGAGGTAGCCGGTATTCCCCGCCGCCAACGCCTGGCCAGGGCCCAGCAGGCGCTGGAGCGGGTTGGCTTGGGTCAAGACCTGCACCGAAAGCCTGATCAGTTATCCGGCGGCATGCGTCAGCGGGTTGGCCTGGCGAGAGCTCTGGCGCTGGATCCACCTGTCCTTTTGATGGATGAAGCCTTTTCAGCGTTGGACCCGCTGATCCGGTCCGACATGCAGGATCTGTTGCTGGATCTGCAACGGGAACACCGGCGAACGATCGTCTTCATTTCCCACGATCTGGATGAAGCTGTTCGGATCGGCGATCGCATCGCGTTGATGCAGGACGGACGCTTGCTGCAGTGCGATGCCGCGGAGACGCTGTTTCGCTCCCCAGCGGAACCGGCCGTGGCTGAATTTTTTCGTGGTGTTGATCCCGCTGGCGTCCTCACCGTCGGAGCCATCGCAGATCCATCGGCACCATCGGTGAAATGGGATCCAACGAATCCTGACCTCACCGTGCTCTCCTCAACGATGCTGATCAAGGAGGCAATCCCGATCGTCACCGCAGCCAACGGACCTGTGGCAGTTGTCGGCCCCGATCACCATCTGATCGGGGCGGTGTCGCCGAACACCATCCTGCGGGCGCTGAGTCGATGA
- a CDS encoding ABC transporter permease subunit yields MNFFSSQLWLAQASTSGAVGAAADSTVSWLLGNGGALFSLVNTTILTLTGFCEQFLNAPSPWLLALVVALLGLWRVSASFGLLSLLGLNLVKAMGLWEPMVSTLALVLTASLLALTIGLPLGVLAARQRSIWQLTRPLLDLMQTMPAFVYLIPAVMLFSTGAVPSVIATLIFSMPPVVRLTVLGIRQVPADLIEAGRSFGCSEWQLLTKVQLPNALPTLMTGVNQTIMLALSMVVIASMIGGGGLGDVVLRGIQQLNIGLGFEGGLAVVILAVILDRLSQSLSTPPATSVRVRVRSLVNLWRLP; encoded by the coding sequence ATGAATTTTTTCTCAAGTCAACTTTGGCTGGCCCAAGCCAGCACGTCCGGAGCCGTAGGCGCAGCAGCGGACAGCACCGTCAGCTGGCTGCTGGGAAACGGTGGTGCCCTGTTCAGCCTGGTTAACACCACAATCCTGACGCTGACGGGATTCTGCGAACAATTCCTCAACGCTCCATCCCCATGGCTACTGGCTCTGGTGGTGGCACTGCTGGGGCTCTGGCGGGTCAGTGCCAGCTTCGGCCTGCTCAGTCTCCTCGGTCTGAATCTGGTCAAGGCCATGGGCCTGTGGGAGCCGATGGTCAGCACCCTCGCCCTCGTGCTGACCGCCTCCTTGTTGGCCCTCACCATCGGACTTCCCCTGGGGGTTCTGGCCGCCCGTCAACGCAGCATCTGGCAGCTCACCCGTCCGCTGCTTGATCTGATGCAGACCATGCCGGCCTTTGTGTACCTTATTCCCGCCGTGATGCTGTTCAGCACGGGCGCCGTGCCCTCAGTGATCGCCACATTGATCTTCTCCATGCCACCGGTGGTGCGGCTCACTGTTCTGGGCATCCGCCAGGTGCCGGCGGATCTCATCGAAGCGGGGCGATCCTTCGGCTGTTCCGAGTGGCAGTTGCTCACCAAGGTGCAGCTGCCGAATGCCCTGCCAACACTGATGACCGGCGTGAATCAGACGATCATGCTGGCGCTGTCGATGGTGGTGATCGCCTCGATGATCGGTGGAGGAGGACTTGGTGATGTGGTGCTTCGAGGCATCCAACAGTTGAACATCGGCCTCGGCTTCGAGGGCGGTCTGGCCGTGGTGATCCTCGCGGTGATCCTGGATCGGCTCAGCCAGAGCCTCAGCACGCCCCCCGCCACATCCGTACGTGTTCGTGTCCGCAGCCTGGTGAACCTCTGGAGACTCCCATGA
- a CDS encoding glycine betaine ABC transporter substrate-binding protein, whose amino-acid sequence MNKLQLWRRRSVLLAGLGLAGASLHNLARRPDTSPSNLATDTPPSTSQVESPDDDSSADQPLKLGWSAWADAEVVSLMAAKLIESELNQPVERVMADIGIQYQSVARGDLDLMLMAWLPGTHRDYWSKVRDRVLDLGPMYSGRLGWIVPDYVPREAISSIEQLKDPKLAARFDGRVQGIDPGSGLNQASLDALKQYGLSSIQLVASSSAAMAAVLAQAIEEQRWLIATSWTPHWMFARYKLRFLEDPKGSFGGTERIHAVARQGLDQRHPAVTAFLSRFHLPDRDLDGLLLQAQESSAEAAVATYLDRHPNRIRYWTTGEIS is encoded by the coding sequence ATGAACAAGCTTCAGCTCTGGCGACGACGCAGTGTGCTTCTGGCGGGTCTTGGCTTGGCCGGTGCCTCCCTGCACAACCTGGCGCGCCGCCCCGATACCTCCCCATCCAACCTGGCGACGGACACCCCTCCATCAACGTCACAAGTCGAATCGCCTGACGACGACAGCTCTGCCGATCAACCTTTGAAACTGGGCTGGTCTGCCTGGGCCGATGCCGAGGTGGTGAGCCTGATGGCCGCCAAGCTGATCGAGTCCGAGCTCAATCAACCGGTGGAACGGGTGATGGCTGACATCGGCATCCAGTACCAATCCGTGGCTCGCGGTGATCTGGACCTGATGCTGATGGCCTGGCTGCCAGGCACCCACAGGGATTACTGGAGCAAGGTGCGTGACCGGGTGCTGGATCTCGGGCCGATGTACTCCGGCCGGCTGGGGTGGATCGTGCCCGACTATGTGCCGAGGGAGGCGATCTCCAGCATTGAGCAACTCAAGGACCCAAAGCTGGCTGCTCGTTTTGATGGACGCGTTCAGGGCATTGACCCAGGGTCAGGGCTCAACCAGGCCTCTCTGGATGCCCTCAAGCAATATGGATTATCCTCGATTCAGCTGGTGGCCTCCAGCAGCGCAGCCATGGCTGCTGTTTTGGCCCAGGCGATCGAAGAGCAACGCTGGCTGATTGCCACGAGCTGGACTCCTCACTGGATGTTTGCCCGCTACAAGCTGCGCTTCCTCGAGGATCCCAAAGGCAGTTTCGGAGGAACGGAACGCATCCATGCGGTGGCCCGACAGGGTCTGGACCAGCGGCATCCTGCGGTGACAGCGTTCCTCAGCCGCTTTCATCTCCCCGATCGCGACCTGGATGGCTTGCTGCTGCAAGCGCAGGAGTCATCAGCCGAGGCTGCGGTGGCGACCTACCTGGACCGCCACCCCAACCGGATCCGCTACTGGACAACGGGTGAGATCAGCTGA
- a CDS encoding YqaE/Pmp3 family membrane protein, producing MTCGDIFRVIIALFIPPLGVFTQVGLTKPFWINLVIYLFAVGGLGFPVLFGMWPAAVIHALFVILTRR from the coding sequence ATGACCTGCGGCGATATCTTCCGCGTCATCATCGCCCTGTTCATCCCGCCCCTCGGGGTGTTCACCCAGGTGGGCTTAACGAAACCCTTCTGGATCAATCTGGTGATTTACCTCTTTGCGGTGGGAGGGCTTGGTTTTCCGGTGTTGTTCGGCATGTGGCCAGCCGCGGTGATTCATGCCTTGTTTGTGATCCTCACGAGGCGCTGA